A genome region from Nocardia sp. NBC_00565 includes the following:
- a CDS encoding YbaB/EbfC family nucleoid-associated protein, translated as MQPGGQFDMQQLLAQAQQMQQAVMQAQAEIAATEVEGQAGGGLVEVTIKATGEVVALTIDPKIVDPDDVEGLQDLVIGAINDAMSNAQHLAAERLGPLAGGGSLPGLPDF; from the coding sequence GTGCAGCCCGGTGGTCAGTTCGATATGCAGCAGTTACTCGCCCAGGCGCAGCAGATGCAGCAGGCGGTGATGCAGGCCCAGGCCGAGATCGCGGCAACCGAAGTGGAGGGTCAGGCCGGTGGTGGCCTGGTCGAGGTGACGATCAAGGCGACCGGCGAGGTCGTCGCGCTGACCATCGACCCGAAGATCGTCGATCCCGACGATGTTGAAGGGCTGCAGGATCTGGTGATCGGCGCGATCAACGACGCCATGTCCAACGCACAGCACTTGGCTGCCGAGCGACTCGGTCCGCTGGCCGGTGGCGGCTCGCTGCCCGGCCTGCCCGACTTCTGA